Genomic segment of Tomitella fengzijianii:
TAGCGCAACGCGATCACCAGGACCACGCTCACGGCCAGCAGCGCGATGCCGACCGCTTCAAACCCGCCGAGCACGCTGACTCCGCCGATCACGGCGGTGAGGATCGGCAGATACACCGCCATGGCGAGGTCCTCGAACACGAGGATGGACAGCACCACGGGCGTCTCCCTGTTGCCGTAGCGGCCCAGGTCCAACAGCACCTTCGCGATGATCCCCGTCGACGAGCTGTAGGTGACGCCGGCCATCACCAGCGCGCCCACGGGCCCCCACCCGAGCAGAAGCGCCAGACCCGCGCCCGGCGCGGCGTTGAGGACCACGTCGAGCACGCCCCCGAACCACGAGCGGCGCAGCCCGGTCATCAGCTCGGCCGCCGAGTACTCCAGCCCCAACAGCAGCAACAGCAGGACCACGCCGATATCGGCGGCCAAGTCGCTGAAGTCGCCGATGTCGCCCAGCGAGATCAGCCCGCCGTTGCCGAAGGCGAGCCCGCCCAGCAGGTACAGCGGGATCGGCGACAGCCCGATGCGGCCCGCGAGGCGTCCGACGACGCCCAGGACGAAGAAGACGCCACCGAGCTCGAGAAGCCCGAGAGTCGCGGCGTCCACCGATGCCTACCCGCGGTGCAGGATCTTGGCGGCGGCCTCGATTCCCTCTGCGGTTCCGACGATGATCAGGAGATCCGCGCCGATGATCGTGAAGTCCGGGCGCGGCGACGGGTAGATCTCGCCGGCGCGCATGACCGCGACGATCGACGCCCCCGTCCGGGTGCGGATCTGCGTGTCCCCCATCGCACGGCCGTCGAACGGCGAGTCCTCCGGCACGGAGATCTGCCGGGTGGTGAGCCCGGGAAGGTCGCGATGTTCATCGCGCAGCTGCTCGACAAGCTGCGGAGCGCCGAGCAGATTGCTCAGCGTCGACGCCTCCTCGACCGTCAGCGGGATCGAGGCCATGCAGGCGTCCGGATCGTCCGAACGGGACAGGATCAGGTCCAGTCCGCCCTCACGGTGCGAGACGACGCCGATGCGGCGCCGTGCTGAAACCTCGAAGTCCTTGCGGACACCGATCCCCGGGAGGGGCGTGACTTCAACGTTCATCGGCTCACCCTAACGCAGCGCGTTCGTCCACTTGCACCTCGATGATGCATCGCGTCCGCGTGGCGTGCGAGGCGGCCCCGCCACCGGCCTCGGCCGCCGATTTCGCTCTCGGCGCAATCCGCGGCTCCGCACGCCTGAACAGCGGGTTCAGCCGAGGTCGGGACGGTGGGCGCATGCCCTCGGTCACACGCCGACGCGCACGGGAACAACCCGGACCGCCCATGCGTCTGGCACAGTGAACGGACAGAACGTCACAGCCGAGTTCGCGTTCATGCAACCGGATGGTCCCGGACCCGAAATCCATCGGGGTCGGGAAACCGCTGAGACGCACCCATCGGGTGTCGAGGACGGAGGAGTCATGACAGGCACACTGATCAGCACCCCGCTGACCGCCGCCGACCGCTGCGACCGCTGTGGTGCGGCCGCCAAGGTCCGCGTGACGCTTCCCTCCGGCGGCGAGCTTCTGTTCTGCCGCCACCACGGAAACGAGCACGAGGACCGCCTCCGCGAGATCGCGGCGACCATCGACGCACAGCCCGTCGACGCCTGAGCGCGAGCGGCACCGCGCGGCCGCCTGACCACGCTTCCGCCCGGGCGGGGCCGATCGATCGGCCCCGCCCGGGCGCGTCGCGTCACCCCGATGCCTCGTCCGGCGGACCGCCGCGGCACCCCGGGGTCAGTGGCTGCGCAGGTAGGTGATCCGCGCCTGCAACTGCTCGGCCGAGGCCAGCGCCGTGGGCGGCCCGCCGCAGACGCGCCGCAGCTCACCGTGGACCACGCCGTGCGGGCGGCCTGTCCGGTGATGGTTGAGGGCCACGAGCGCATTGAGCTCGCGCCGCAGTTCCGTGAGCTGCCGCCGGGTATCGGTGCCGCCGTCCCCCGCGGGCGCCGGCACCGCCGGCCCGGCGGGCGTGGCCTGCGCGGCCGCACCGGCCCCGGTCGACCGATCGTCGAGCTGCTCGCTCTGCCGCCGCCGGAGCAGGTCGCGCATCTGGTCGGCGTTGAGCAGCCCGGGCAGACCCAGGTAGTCGGCCTCTTCGTCGGAACCGGCGAAGGTCGCGGTGCCGAACGAGGACCCGTCGTAGATCACCTGGTCCAGCTCCGCGTCGGCGCCGATCGACGTGTAGGCCTTCTCCTCCTCGCCCGGCTCGTCCTTCTGCTTGTTCGCGTCCGCGAGCAGCTGGTCGTCGAGCCCCTCCTCCCGGTGCGGCTTGCCCAGGATGTGGTCGCGCTGGGTTTCGAGCTGGCTGGCGAGGTCCAGCAGCACCGGCACCGAGGGCAGGAACACGCTGGCCGTCTCCCCCGGTCTGCGCGACCGGACGAAGCGTCCGATCGCCTGCGCGAAGTACAACGGCGTGGACGCGCTGGTGGCGTAGACGCCCACGGCCAGGCGCGGTACGTCGACGCCCTCGGAGACCATGCGTACCGCCACCATCCACCGGCTGTCCCCTGCGGCGAACTCCGCGATCCGCTGCGAGGCGGACGGGTCGTCGGAGAGGACCACTGCGGGCTCCTCGCCGCAGATGGCGGCGAGCACCTTCGCGTAGGCGCGCGCGGTGGTCTGGTCGGTGGCGATGACGAGTCCCCCGGCGTCCGGCATCCCTCCGGAGCGCAGCTGTGCCAGCCTGGTGTTGGCGGCCGTGAGGACGGACGGGATCCAGTCCCCCGCCGGGTCGAGCGCCGTCTTCCACGCCCGCGCCGTCTGCTCGGCGTTGAGCGGCTCGCCGAGCCGCGCCGAGTACTCCTCGCCTGCGCTCGTGCGCCAGCGCGCCTCGCCCGAATACGCGAGGAACACCACGGGCCGGACGACGCCGTCGGCGAGAGCATCGGAATAGCCGTACGAGTGGTCGGACTTCGAGCGCATCAGGCCGTCACCGTCGGGCTCGTAGGTGACGAACGGGATCGCGCTGTCGTCGCTGCGGAAGGGCGTGCCGGTGAGCGAGAGACGGCGGGCGGCGTCATCGAACGCCTCGCGGATGCCCTCGCCCCAGCTCTTCGCGTCGCCGCCGTGGTGGATCTCGTCCAGGATTACCAGGGTGCGCCGGTTCTCGGTGCGGACGCGGTGCCGGAACGGATGCGAGGCGACCTGCGCATAGGTGACGACCACGCCGTGGTAGTCGCCGGAGGTCTGCCCCACCGAGTTGGAGAAGTCCGGGTCCAGGGCGATGCCGGCCCGGCGCGCGGACTCGGCCCACTGGTACTTGAGGTGCTCGGTGGGGGCGACCACCGTGATCTGATCCACGGTGCGGTCCGCCAGCAGCTCCGCGGCCACCCGCAGTCCGAACGTGGTCTTCCCGGCACCCGGCGTGGCCACCGCGAGGAAGTCGCGCGGATTGGTCGTCAGATACCTGGTGAGCGCCCTGCGCTGCCAGGCGCGCAGCGCACCCTTTCCCACGCGGGCGTCCGCGTTGGCCGCCTCCGCCGTTTCCGCATCCTGCACCTCGGAGACCCCTGTACCGACGACCAACTGCTGCCACACCTCTTCCGCATCGGCTCCCCCGCCGATGATGGAGCCTACCGCCACTCGGCGGGCCGCGCGCGTGCGGGAGAGGGAGGCTTTCGGCACCTTTCGTGGCCCGGTCCGGACGACACGCCGCGACCTTCATGGCAGGTCCGGACCGCGGTCAGGGATGCTGGAGGGCGACATGGACGAAAACGGACAGGCCCACCGCACCCGCGGGCAGGAGGCGGGCGGGGCGCGACGAGCGCGCAAGGGGATCTTCGGCGCGCTGGCCACCGTGTGGCGGGTCATCGCACGCGTGTCCGTCAAGTCGTTCACCGAGGGGATCTTCGGCCGGTCCGCGCAGGCCGCGTTCTGGCAGACGTTGTCGCTGCCGCCGCTGCTCCTGGGGCTGCTCGGCTCCCTCGGCTACATCGGCGGGCTGTTCGGCCCCGACACCGTCGACCTGATCGAGTCGAAGATCGTCACCGCCGCCCACACCGCGTTCACCGACAACGTGGTCGACCAGATCATCCAGCCGACCATCGAGGACATCCTCGCCCGCGGCCGCGGCGCCATCGTGTCCGTGGGCTTCGTGTTGTCGCTGTGGGCCGGGTCGTCGGCCATCTCGTGTTTCGTCGACGCCATCGTCGAGGCGCACGGGCAGAAGGATGAGCGCCACCCCGTCTGGCAACGGGTGGTGGCGCTGATCCTCTACCTGTTCTTCCTGGTGCTCAGCGTGATCACGCTGCCCCTGGTGGCGCTGGGCCCCACCTACATCGCCCAGATCCTGCCGGACTCCTGGTATGGCTTCGGTTCGCGGCTGATCGACTTCGCGTACTTCCCGGCCGTCGGGGTGCTGCTGGTGGCGGGCCTGACCACCCTCTACAAGCTGGCCCTGCCCCGGTCGTTGCCCTGGCACCGGCTGCTCGCGGGAGCGGTGCTCGCCGGGGTGTTCTTCGTCCTCGCCAGCGCCGGGCTGCGCTTCTACCTGACGCTCGTCACCCAGACCGGGTACAGCTACGGCGCGCTGGCGACGCCGATCGCGTTCCTGCTGTTCACATTCTTCCTGGGGTTCGCGGTGGTGCTCGGGGCGCAGTTCAACGCCGTCATCCAGGAGTTCTGGCCTGCGCGCCGCACCCGCATCGATCAGCTCCGGGACTGGCTCAGCACGCAGTCCGACGCGCTGGACGGGCTCTCCGGGAGCACGGTGACCTCACCGCTGCGCCGCATCGCCACCGCGCCGCGGCGCACCACGGTCCAACGGCACCCCGCGGCGCGCCCGGGCGACGCCGCGCAACCGCCGCCGGGGCCGGCCCGCCCCTCCAGCGGCGGGACACGCACCGGCCCCCCGTCCGCGGGAGAGATCCGTCAGCTCCCGGACGGCAGGGTCTCGTAGACCTTCTTGCACTCCGGGCACACCGGCGAATTCGGCTTGGGCGACTTGGTCACGGAGAAGACCTCACCGCACAGCGCCACCACCTGGGTGCCCATGACGGCGCTCTCCGCGATCTTGTCCTTGCGCACATAGTGGAAGAACTTGGGGATGTCGTCGTCGGTGTGCTCATCCTCGACGACCTCGGGCTCCAGCAGGCCGGTCTGCCCGGCGGTTTGAGTACTCACGTACCCCATGATGCCGGAAAACGCGCCCCGAGTACCAGCCCCGGCCAGTGCGCCCGCCGCCGCGCAGTGGGAGCATGGGGGCATGGGACATGACGGCGGCGACGAGGATGCGGGACGCGGCGAGCAGTACCGCGGTGGATCGGGCTTCGACGGAACGGGGTCGGACCTGTCCTCCGCATCCTCGACCCGCAAGCCGCCCAGGATCACCGAGGCCCAGGAGTCGTTCGAGGCGCAGCAGCGCGTCCGCATACGCAAGTACGCGCTCCTCATGGGTTTCCGCATCCCCGCGCTGGTGATCGCGGTGATCGTCTACAGCACGTGGAACAACGTGTGGGCGGCGCTGATCATCGTCGCCATATCGATCCCGCTGCCGTGGATCGCGGTGCTGATCGCCAACGACGCGCCGCCCCGGCGCAAGGACAAGCTGCGGCGCTACGAACGCCCTGCACACGACCGGCAGCTGGAACCCCGCACGCATCACACAATCGAGGGCTGACGGCAGGCGGCCGCCTTCCGGGCGTCCCGGCCCCGGCCCGGCGGCGTCCTGAAACAATCCGTGCATGAGCATGCACCCGGACGGCGCCTCGCGCCTCGTCACACTCGCACCGCGGTTGCGGGAGGCGTTCCTGTCCCAGCGCTACGACGCCGACACCCTCATGGAGGTCCTCGGCGACGACGGGCATGACGCGCTCGGCCGTGGTGAGCCCGTTCCGGTGCGCCGCGCCGCCGCCGGCGCCGGCCTCACCGGCACCCTCATCCGCCTTCTGCTGACCGGCGACGACTGTCCGCGCAGCGAAGCCGCCGCGGCCCTGGCCCCCGTCGACGTCGACGAAGCCGTCGCCGCGGGCCTGCTGGAGGTCGCGGGCGACCGCGTCCGGGCCGCACTGGACGTGCGCCCCATGGACCTGGGCGCCGGGAACCGGTGGATGATCTCCGACCTCGACGGCAGCATGCGCCCGCGCGACACCGCCCCCGACCACGTCCTGGGCGTCGGCCACGCATCCCTGTCGCTGCTGCGCGCCACCCCCACCGCCCGCACCGGATCGGTGCTCGACGTGGGCACGGGCTGCGGCGTCCAGGCGGCGCACGCGGCCGGGTACGCGCGCAGTGTCACGGCCACCGACGTGAGCGCACGCGCACTCGAGTTCGCGGCGGCAGGGTGTGCGCTCAACGAGACGCCGGTCGAGTTCCTGCGCGGCCCCTGGTACGAGCCCGCAGCGGGGCGCACGTTCGACCGGATCGTCGCCAACCCGCCGTTCGTCGTGGGCCGCGGCACCGTGGACCACACCTACCGCGACTCCGGGCTTCCCCTCGACGGCGCGAGCGAGACCATGATCTCCGGGGCGCTCGCGCACCTGGCGCCCGGCGGAGTCGCCACGATGCTGGCGTCCTGGGTGCATCTGCGCGACGAGGACTGGCGTTCCCGCGTCGCAGGGTG
This window contains:
- a CDS encoding DUF3039 domain-containing protein; translated protein: MSTQTAGQTGLLEPEVVEDEHTDDDIPKFFHYVRKDKIAESAVMGTQVVALCGEVFSVTKSPKPNSPVCPECKKVYETLPSGS
- a CDS encoding DUF7455 domain-containing protein, whose protein sequence is MTGTLISTPLTAADRCDRCGAAAKVRVTLPSGGELLFCRHHGNEHEDRLREIAATIDAQPVDA
- a CDS encoding DUF3099 domain-containing protein translates to MGHDGGDEDAGRGEQYRGGSGFDGTGSDLSSASSTRKPPRITEAQESFEAQQRVRIRKYALLMGFRIPALVIAVIVYSTWNNVWAALIIVAISIPLPWIAVLIANDAPPRRKDKLRRYERPAHDRQLEPRTHHTIEG
- a CDS encoding cation:proton antiporter regulatory subunit, which encodes MNVEVTPLPGIGVRKDFEVSARRRIGVVSHREGGLDLILSRSDDPDACMASIPLTVEEASTLSNLLGAPQLVEQLRDEHRDLPGLTTRQISVPEDSPFDGRAMGDTQIRTRTGASIVAVMRAGEIYPSPRPDFTIIGADLLIIVGTAEGIEAAAKILHRG
- a CDS encoding DUF7782 domain-containing protein; protein product: MSMHPDGASRLVTLAPRLREAFLSQRYDADTLMEVLGDDGHDALGRGEPVPVRRAAAGAGLTGTLIRLLLTGDDCPRSEAAAALAPVDVDEAVAAGLLEVAGDRVRAALDVRPMDLGAGNRWMISDLDGSMRPRDTAPDHVLGVGHASLSLLRATPTARTGSVLDVGTGCGVQAAHAAGYARSVTATDVSARALEFAAAGCALNETPVEFLRGPWYEPAAGRTFDRIVANPPFVVGRGTVDHTYRDSGLPLDGASETMISGALAHLAPGGVATMLASWVHLRDEDWRSRVAGWLPDDGLEAWVVQRDVADPALYVGTWMRDAGLDPRDPANAALADDWLEHFARAGVEGVGFGFVYLQRTDAPTSVTAEDLRHGFDDPLGDEALDQLARAAWLRSADVADARFRFDPATALERVLLPTASASVAAAGSADAPEADEATWREVVTRLHRGGGPRWQHEVDEASLQLLTGLGRGELTTAQVAGLLATARGADAAALTAEATELVVGLIRHGLLRPVAGNS
- a CDS encoding DEAD/DEAH box helicase, with protein sequence MQDAETAEAANADARVGKGALRAWQRRALTRYLTTNPRDFLAVATPGAGKTTFGLRVAAELLADRTVDQITVVAPTEHLKYQWAESARRAGIALDPDFSNSVGQTSGDYHGVVVTYAQVASHPFRHRVRTENRRTLVILDEIHHGGDAKSWGEGIREAFDDAARRLSLTGTPFRSDDSAIPFVTYEPDGDGLMRSKSDHSYGYSDALADGVVRPVVFLAYSGEARWRTSAGEEYSARLGEPLNAEQTARAWKTALDPAGDWIPSVLTAANTRLAQLRSGGMPDAGGLVIATDQTTARAYAKVLAAICGEEPAVVLSDDPSASQRIAEFAAGDSRWMVAVRMVSEGVDVPRLAVGVYATSASTPLYFAQAIGRFVRSRRPGETASVFLPSVPVLLDLASQLETQRDHILGKPHREEGLDDQLLADANKQKDEPGEEEKAYTSIGADAELDQVIYDGSSFGTATFAGSDEEADYLGLPGLLNADQMRDLLRRRQSEQLDDRSTGAGAAAQATPAGPAVPAPAGDGGTDTRRQLTELRRELNALVALNHHRTGRPHGVVHGELRRVCGGPPTALASAEQLQARITYLRSH
- a CDS encoding YihY/virulence factor BrkB family protein — encoded protein: MDENGQAHRTRGQEAGGARRARKGIFGALATVWRVIARVSVKSFTEGIFGRSAQAAFWQTLSLPPLLLGLLGSLGYIGGLFGPDTVDLIESKIVTAAHTAFTDNVVDQIIQPTIEDILARGRGAIVSVGFVLSLWAGSSAISCFVDAIVEAHGQKDERHPVWQRVVALILYLFFLVLSVITLPLVALGPTYIAQILPDSWYGFGSRLIDFAYFPAVGVLLVAGLTTLYKLALPRSLPWHRLLAGAVLAGVFFVLASAGLRFYLTLVTQTGYSYGALATPIAFLLFTFFLGFAVVLGAQFNAVIQEFWPARRTRIDQLRDWLSTQSDALDGLSGSTVTSPLRRIATAPRRTTVQRHPAARPGDAAQPPPGPARPSSGGTRTGPPSAGEIRQLPDGRVS